GGTGAGCAGCGTCTGCGTCGAACCGGGTCGCTGCGCCCGTCCGGCGAGGTCGACCGGCACGGTTACTCCGCGGCGGAGTCCGCTGCCGGCTCGGCGGCGTCGTCGAGCACCGGCACGAGCGACAGCTTGCCGCGCGGGTCGATCTCGCCGATCTCCACCTGCACCTTCTGGCCGACGGCCAGCACGTCCTCGACGTTCTCCACGCGCTTGCCGCCGGCCAGCTTGCGGATCTGCGAGATGTGCAGCAGCCCGTCCTTGCCCGGCATCAGCGACACGAAAGCGCCGAACG
The nucleotide sequence above comes from Mycobacteriales bacterium. Encoded proteins:
- a CDS encoding S1 RNA-binding domain-containing protein; the protein is SAVGGEAAEAALRAIRSIVSPQLPEVGERYLGTVVKTTTFGAFVSLMPGKDGLLHISQIRKLAGGKRVENVEDVLAVGQKVQVEIGEIDPRGKLSLVPVLDDAAEPAADSAAE